The following coding sequences lie in one Brassica oleracea var. oleracea cultivar TO1000 unplaced genomic scaffold, BOL UnpScaffold02228, whole genome shotgun sequence genomic window:
- the LOC106321635 gene encoding phosphoenolpyruvate carboxylase 2-like — translation MATGSLKKMGSIDAQLRLIAPSKVSEDDKLVEYDALLLDRFLDILQDLHGEEVREFVQECYEVAADYDGNRNTEKLEELGNMLTSLDPGDSIVVTKSFSNMLSLANLAEEVQIAYRRRIKKLKKGDFADEASATTESDIEETLKRLLQLNKTPEEVFDALKNQTVDLVLTAHPTQSVRRSLLQKFGRIRDCLTQLYAKDITPDDKQELDEALQREIQAAFRTDEIRRTPPTPQDEMRAGMSYFHETIWKGVPKFLRRVDTALKNIGINERVPYNAPLIQFSSWMGGDRDGNPRVTPEVTRD, via the exons ATGGCTACTGGAAGTTTGAAGAAGATGGGTTCCATTGATGCTCAGCTCAGGCTTATTGCTCCTTCCAAAGTCTCTGAAGACGACAAGCTTGTTGAGTACGATGCTCTGTTGCTGGATCGGTTTCTCGACATTCTCCAGGATTTGCATGGCGAAGAAGTCAGAGAGTTT GTGCAAGAATGCTACGAGGTTGCTGCTGATTACGATGGGAACCGCAACACCGAGAAGCTAGAGGAGCTTGGAAACATGTTGACGAGTTTGGATCCAGGAGATTCAATCGTGGTCACAAAATCGTTCTCCAACATGCTTAGCTTGGCTAATCTTGCTGAGGAAGTCCAGATTGCGTACAGGCGCAGGATTAAGAAGCTTAAGAAAGGAGACTTCGCTGATGAGGCCTCTGCGACAACGGAATCCGACATTGAAGAGACTCTCAAGAGGCTCTTGCAGCTTAACAAGACCCCTGAAGAGGTTTTTGATGCTCTCAAGAACCAGACTGTTGACTTGGTCTTAACTGCTCACCCTACTCAATCTGTTCGCCGGTCTTTGCTTCAAAAGTTTGGAAG GATTCGTGATTGTTTGACACAGTTATATGCAAAGGACATCACTCCTGATGATAAACAAGAACTCGATGAAGCTCTGCAACGAGAG ATTCAAGCTGCTTTTCGCACTGATGAGATTCGAAGAACTCCTCCTACACCACAAGATGAAATGAGAGCAGGGATGAGCTACTTCCATGAGACAATCTGGAAAGGAGTCCCCAAATTCTTGAGACGTGTTGACACTGCTTTAAAGAACATTGGTATCAACGAGCGTGTTCCTTACAACGCTCCTCTCATTCAGTTCTCTTCCTGGATGG